The following are from one region of the Achromobacter xylosoxidans genome:
- a CDS encoding energy transducer TonB: MAAASFTRLGIEPTSDQKAIRRAYAAALKRIDQAADPEGFAILRGAYEHARAWAEIQVEEGESAACSALTLSDAPPAGADAMPRAVPEFAPVSGMEAVQTQAQSTHAQEPGPAVQSGWFSPSREELEEGIEHWTRRLMQASDDEVAQMLETALADRRLDHLEARDALAWSLARAMRLQPDGRLALFNGARRAFDWNGLSAAFPQDPDLSDWVDMLLDQMEQYSQLPPPLRVRLDAVLRLAHRWAEPNLVQAYWHGRDFAQLLSIAPHLSVLDLGWARVEAWRTASARFDRGRNALRWLAANKMKMGLAAICVMGLALMYRDARDGTTYEKPGPTREQLANGLVTVHAQRAAPEVQPCLVPAPLSPPLGCPAAQTGQASPEPWPMAMPKALFITGAPALSYPPQAKSAGAKGTVWVRVMLDVQGKVLRSALIFPSGNSTLDQAAVVASSGVRMMPAIQDGNAVPSQAVLVFSYEIAAP, from the coding sequence GTGGCAGCAGCGAGCTTTACCAGATTGGGCATTGAGCCCACCAGCGACCAGAAGGCCATCCGCCGCGCCTATGCGGCGGCGCTCAAGCGGATCGACCAGGCCGCTGACCCGGAAGGCTTTGCCATCCTGCGCGGCGCATACGAGCATGCGCGCGCCTGGGCCGAGATACAGGTCGAGGAAGGGGAGTCCGCCGCTTGCAGCGCGTTGACTTTGTCGGACGCGCCGCCAGCGGGAGCTGACGCGATGCCGCGTGCCGTGCCCGAGTTCGCGCCAGTGTCCGGGATGGAAGCCGTCCAGACGCAGGCGCAGTCGACGCATGCGCAAGAGCCAGGGCCAGCAGTTCAATCTGGATGGTTTTCGCCATCCCGAGAGGAGCTGGAAGAGGGTATCGAGCACTGGACCCGCCGTCTGATGCAGGCGTCCGATGACGAGGTTGCGCAGATGCTCGAGACCGCCCTGGCTGACCGCCGGCTTGACCATCTGGAGGCCAGGGACGCTCTGGCCTGGAGTCTTGCCCGGGCGATGCGTCTGCAGCCGGATGGCCGCCTTGCCCTCTTCAATGGCGCGCGCCGGGCGTTCGACTGGAACGGCCTGAGTGCGGCGTTTCCGCAGGACCCGGACCTCTCCGATTGGGTCGACATGCTGTTGGACCAGATGGAACAGTACAGCCAGCTGCCGCCGCCCCTGCGTGTGCGCTTGGATGCAGTCCTGAGGTTGGCGCACAGGTGGGCTGAGCCAAATCTTGTGCAGGCGTACTGGCATGGACGGGATTTCGCGCAGTTGCTAAGCATTGCGCCTCATTTGTCGGTGCTGGATCTGGGATGGGCGCGCGTCGAGGCATGGCGCACGGCTTCGGCGCGTTTTGACCGCGGACGGAATGCGCTGCGGTGGCTGGCCGCCAACAAGATGAAGATGGGGCTTGCGGCGATTTGCGTCATGGGATTGGCCTTGATGTACCGGGACGCGCGCGACGGCACGACCTATGAAAAGCCTGGGCCGACCCGGGAGCAATTGGCAAATGGCCTGGTGACCGTGCATGCGCAGCGCGCGGCGCCCGAAGTTCAGCCGTGCCTGGTTCCAGCTCCGCTTTCGCCACCGCTGGGATGTCCCGCGGCGCAGACGGGTCAGGCCTCGCCTGAGCCATGGCCGATGGCCATGCCCAAGGCGCTGTTCATTACCGGAGCTCCCGCGCTCTCCTATCCGCCGCAGGCCAAGTCGGCTGGGGCCAAGGGCACAGTCTGGGTACGTGTGATGCTGGATGTTCAGGGGAAGGTGCTGCGTAGCGCGCTGATTTTCCCCTCAGGGAACAGCACCTTGGATCAGGCCGCCGTCGTAGCCTCGAGCGGGGTGCGAATGATGCCCGCAATCCAGGATGGCAACGCCGTACCGAGCCAGGCGGTGCTTGTGTTCAGCTATGAGATCGCCGCTCCCTGA
- a CDS encoding winged helix-turn-helix domain-containing protein, which yields MAESSVINPPESSPRLQLADLELDLLRCRAYRGRQFLQLTPKEFGLLAFLMQRPGVVCVEWELAEQVWKMKLHIQDKRNFKSHAVAVAMRRLRRKVDAGPGPKLLHTMRGGSYMLAARPL from the coding sequence GTGGCTGAATCCTCCGTGATCAATCCCCCCGAGTCCAGCCCCAGGTTGCAGCTTGCCGACCTGGAGCTGGACTTATTGCGCTGCCGCGCCTACCGTGGCCGGCAGTTCCTGCAGCTCACGCCCAAGGAATTCGGTTTGCTGGCTTTTCTGATGCAGCGGCCCGGGGTCGTGTGCGTGGAATGGGAGCTGGCCGAGCAGGTCTGGAAAATGAAGCTGCATATCCAAGACAAACGCAATTTCAAGTCGCATGCGGTTGCGGTCGCGATGCGCAGGTTGCGCAGGAAGGTCGACGCAGGGCCGGGGCCCAAGCTGCTGCATACGATGCGGGGCGGCAGCTACATGCTGGCGGCGCGGCCCTTGTGA
- a CDS encoding molecular chaperone HscC: MIIGIDLGTTNSLAALWQDGRARLVPNPLGSFLTPSCVSLDEDGRVLVGQAAQERLQTHPERTAALFKRHMGSDKLFQLGDQEFRAEELSSLVLRALKADAEAVLGYPVTEAVISVPAYFSDSQRKATRNAGKLAGLTVERLVNEPTAAALAYGLHQSEDETQFLVFDLGGGTFDVSVLELFEGVMEVRATAGDNFLGGEDFVNEIVQKFFDTHARAAAAREDRRFMQRLLAQAESAKRQLSTQPAARIALDWRGEEYALELSQELLGQLCAPLLTRLRMPVERSLRDANIKSQDIATVVLAGGATRMPLVRQLVTRMFGRFPNAEMDPDQVVAAGAAVMAGLKMKDQALEEVVMTDVCPYTLGISTTRTTSSGQRLPGQFAPIIERNTIVPVSRQETYMPMEDGQGEVELHIYQGESRLVRDNILLGTLNMSLPRLSRLESAINVRFTYDVNGLLEVEAALARGGAAQRLVIQGGGAQMSDADIQRRLGELAELKIHPRELAVNRALVARAERVYQVLRGDDRELLAHEIVLFEQALETQEERLAVRAAERLRRVVDVLERAAVFAPGFDPTQQD, encoded by the coding sequence ATGATCATCGGTATCGACCTGGGTACGACAAATAGTTTGGCGGCGCTGTGGCAGGACGGCCGGGCGCGCCTGGTGCCCAATCCGTTGGGGAGCTTTCTGACACCCTCCTGCGTAAGCCTGGATGAAGATGGCCGCGTATTGGTGGGGCAGGCCGCCCAAGAGCGTCTTCAAACGCATCCCGAGCGCACCGCTGCGTTGTTCAAGCGGCACATGGGCAGCGACAAGCTGTTCCAGTTGGGCGACCAGGAGTTCCGGGCGGAAGAACTATCGTCGCTGGTGCTGCGCGCGCTGAAGGCAGACGCCGAAGCCGTGTTGGGCTATCCGGTCACCGAGGCCGTGATCAGCGTGCCGGCCTACTTTTCCGACTCGCAGCGTAAGGCAACGCGCAACGCGGGGAAGTTGGCGGGCCTGACCGTCGAACGTCTGGTCAACGAACCCACCGCGGCCGCGCTGGCCTATGGCCTGCACCAGAGCGAGGACGAGACCCAGTTCCTGGTTTTTGACCTTGGTGGCGGCACTTTCGATGTGTCGGTGCTGGAACTCTTCGAAGGCGTGATGGAGGTGCGCGCCACGGCGGGCGACAACTTCCTTGGCGGCGAGGATTTCGTCAATGAGATCGTTCAGAAGTTCTTCGATACCCATGCGCGGGCCGCGGCCGCGCGCGAGGACCGGCGCTTCATGCAACGGTTGCTGGCGCAGGCTGAAAGCGCCAAGCGCCAGTTGTCGACCCAACCTGCCGCCCGCATTGCGTTGGACTGGCGCGGCGAAGAATATGCGCTCGAATTGAGCCAGGAACTGCTTGGGCAGTTGTGCGCGCCGCTGCTGACGCGTTTGCGCATGCCGGTTGAGCGCTCATTGCGCGACGCCAACATCAAGAGCCAGGACATTGCTACCGTGGTGCTGGCGGGCGGCGCCACGCGCATGCCGCTGGTGCGCCAGCTGGTCACGCGCATGTTCGGCCGCTTTCCGAATGCCGAGATGGATCCCGATCAAGTGGTGGCGGCTGGCGCTGCGGTGATGGCGGGACTGAAGATGAAGGACCAGGCGCTGGAAGAGGTCGTGATGACCGACGTATGCCCCTACACGCTGGGCATCAGTACCACGCGCACCACCTCGTCCGGACAGCGTCTGCCAGGCCAGTTTGCACCCATCATCGAACGCAACACCATCGTGCCCGTCAGCCGCCAGGAAACATACATGCCGATGGAAGACGGCCAGGGCGAGGTCGAGCTGCACATCTACCAGGGGGAGTCCCGCCTTGTCCGCGACAACATCCTGCTAGGCACTCTGAACATGTCGTTGCCGCGCTTGTCGCGTCTGGAAAGCGCCATCAACGTGCGTTTTACCTATGACGTGAATGGCTTGCTGGAGGTCGAGGCTGCGCTGGCGCGAGGCGGCGCGGCACAACGTCTGGTGATCCAGGGCGGCGGCGCGCAGATGAGCGACGCCGATATCCAGCGCCGCTTGGGCGAACTGGCCGAGTTGAAGATCCATCCTCGGGAACTGGCGGTCAACCGCGCCTTGGTGGCGCGGGCCGAGCGCGTCTACCAGGTGCTGCGTGGCGATGACCGCGAACTGCTCGCCCACGAAATAGTGCTGTTTGAACAGGCGCTGGAAACCCAGGAGGAGCGGCTTGCCGTGCGTGCCGCAGAGCGGCTGCGTCGCGTGGTCGACGTGCTTGAACGGGCCGCCGTGTTTGCTCCAGGCTTTGATCCCACGCAACAGGACTAG
- a CDS encoding DUF4148 domain-containing protein, protein MQIIRKAALILALSAAATGTALAQSAPPPAGLANPYGPSLTRAEVLADLALWKRAGVDRFWRGEETPDIYSPQYKAAFTEYFRLRSGPEYQAEVQRQNASGR, encoded by the coding sequence ATGCAGATTATCCGCAAAGCCGCATTGATCCTGGCGCTGTCGGCCGCCGCTACCGGCACGGCGCTGGCGCAGTCCGCGCCGCCGCCCGCTGGGTTGGCCAATCCTTATGGTCCCTCGTTGACGCGCGCCGAAGTGCTGGCCGACCTGGCGCTTTGGAAGCGCGCGGGCGTGGACCGGTTCTGGCGCGGCGAAGAGACGCCGGATATTTACAGCCCGCAGTACAAGGCCGCATTTACGGAGTATTTCCGCCTGCGTTCGGGGCCGGAGTACCAGGCTGAAGTACAACGCCAGAACGCGTCGGGGCGATAG
- a CDS encoding class I SAM-dependent methyltransferase, translating into MKFIKKISYALKRAAFRVSPALAKTLGVDFRLRVPSRMFMEQEVFDYVNQHFRRGAAAPAARCLFIGLDKHNWHYDRLLDLDFYSIDLNPRNAAYGPPNRHVVGSATELSSYYPPHGFDVVFANGLIGFGLDTEDAFNQLMFECHHVLADDGMLVLGYNDKPDRLSFKVEQAKGFQVFKTFEPGITGMTGARHVVADGFQHCYVFLRPRRLGLAQQGLAW; encoded by the coding sequence ATGAAGTTCATCAAAAAAATATCATATGCCCTGAAGCGCGCGGCTTTCCGGGTTTCTCCGGCTCTTGCCAAGACGCTAGGCGTCGATTTCCGGCTGCGGGTGCCTAGCCGGATGTTCATGGAGCAAGAGGTCTTCGACTACGTCAACCAGCATTTCCGGCGCGGCGCGGCGGCGCCGGCGGCCAGGTGCCTTTTCATCGGTCTGGACAAGCACAACTGGCACTATGACCGGTTGCTGGATCTGGACTTCTATTCGATAGACCTGAATCCGCGCAACGCCGCCTACGGCCCGCCCAACAGGCACGTGGTGGGTTCGGCGACTGAACTGTCTTCGTACTATCCGCCGCATGGCTTTGATGTGGTGTTCGCCAACGGACTGATCGGCTTCGGCCTGGATACGGAAGACGCATTCAATCAGTTGATGTTTGAATGCCATCACGTGCTGGCCGACGATGGGATGTTGGTGCTCGGCTATAACGACAAGCCCGATCGCCTGAGCTTCAAGGTCGAGCAGGCCAAGGGCTTTCAGGTCTTCAAGACATTCGAGCCCGGCATAACGGGGATGACGGGCGCGCGCCACGTCGTGGCGGACGGGTTCCAGCATTGTTATGTGTTCTTGAGACCGCGGCGCCTTGGACTGGCGCAGCAGGGGCTGGCCTGGTAG